One Dysidea avara chromosome 8, odDysAvar1.4, whole genome shotgun sequence genomic window, GAGTTTTGTTGAATTGGTGATAAGAAAATATCATTTATAGTGCATGCATCCTTCTACGTCAGATGCCACTCCTTGTGCTTGAAGAAGACAACTCAACTATGGTAACCAATCGAAGTAAGTTGAATTACTATACATGCTGAACTTGATGACTACTTGGAAACCTCATGTGtaccaaaaaaacaacaacccTGTAAACTTTTCAGAAAGATAATCACAAAGCATATCCTTACCTTTCCATTGTGGCAACAAATGTTCTTTTTAGTACCTGTATCATAACCCAATTAAACAGTTATTTAGCATTGCaggaaaataatttaaacctgagcataatagacttacattgatttaaaaataaatGATTATCTGTGCCATGTAATGGTTCTGTAAATATAAAAACTGTACCTTGCATGTTTGTATCTCAAGCTTAAGCTATTATGCACGGCTGCATAAATTTTGCTATAGGAAAATGTACTGTACCTGTACTTTACCTAAGTACTTtcagtatgtacttgtactttacttaagtgcTCTCATGACTTCAtttggagtacttgtacttcgaaaactcaaaagtacttgcactttacttaagtacttttaaaggcCCCACATCTGCTGACCAGTTAACACAACAGCAGTATTTCTATTTTTACAATCAATACTTTGGGTACAATGCATGCTACCAATTTTGTATGTTTTAGCAGTAAACAGCACAATTGATGTAGCTAACTGGTAGTTATTATATTGGGGAAAGTAAGAGTGcgtttgtttcatttctgtgcTATCAAGAACAGCTTGAACAGCTTTCTTGCTTGTAAGTATGGTTGAAAACGAGGAAGTTTTGCAGAGTGAAAACATTTTGTGTAGTTGCATTAAAACTTTAACAATGAAGCTTAAAATTGTGAACAACACATAGCAATTTAGTGGAACTTGTTTGCAGTTTGATTTGAAGACATGCACAAAATGTGAAACTTTCCCTGTTTGTTGTAGGGTAAAAACCATACAATCAGTCGAAACGCAAGCAACAAAAAATGGGAGTTTTTAGTTGCACGTGCAATTTACGACAAGTCCAAAATGGCGTTTTCGACAGGCCACGTGGACGAGAGAAATGGCATTTAACCAGTAAATTTCTGGTGTATTTTCGAATAAAAACACTTGAAGAGATGATTTATGGAGATAATTATGCAGTTTATTTAATCTTGAAATGTGCAGGCTGACAGTATTTCAGTGTTAGAAGAATTTAGCTGCTCCCGATTTCACTTTGCTGTGGATTAACTAAAAAGAGTGCACAAAATCTGAGTCAACAAAAGTGATAAGGCTTGTATGAAGTACGTCTAGTAGCTGTATATATTTGTGAAACAAATTAATTTGTACTCTGTTAATATAGAAGAGGGTGTTATTCAGTATCTTGTTATACATAATAAACCATACATCACAGTGTCATAAGGTGTTAAAACAACTTTTGTGGATTGCCAAAATgtaaaaacttttaaaaaagAAATTTTTGCATGTGGTTCATCTCAGTTGCTCCACACCTTTTGTACATGGACTGTGTAAGTAGGGATTCGTAACATATGGACAATCCTCGTTACAGATTCAGTAGTCAACGGTATCAGCCTCAGTATACAGAAATGTAACCTGCACACAAATCTTCACTAATACTGACAAAATTCTTGTACCTTGTCCTGATGCTTAGACTGGGCAACCATAGCGATGAAGTTTGGAACAAACTGGCTGCATGCCACCATGAGTTGATAACACTTGCCCAATGTAAAAGTGAAACTATCAAGATGTTTCATGAAGAAACAAAGTTGAGTTAGTGAGATAGTCTGGACCAGGGgcgtaccgaggggggtttccaggggtttcaggaaacccctttggattttgcATAGTACTTCAAACATCAAGAAATTGAAactcaggtttccagaatctgaaatctgccatggaacaggacacttttaaaacttttatcttagtaaaataatagtttctaacatgatagcaacacttatagcattgttctgaattatgattttagtgaaaagatcgagatactctaatagagcaatcaggtcatataaactactctaatataacagtcacttagctgaagtggaaaccccttttcaaaattcctgcgtacgcccctgtGGACTCATAACAAGGATTGCCCATGCATAAAACTATTAATTCCTATGGGAAAGACATCACTATTGCAAATCCCTACATTATCTTTGGTAAAATTTTGCTGATAAGATGCCTACAAAATCCATGCAATCTTTTTGTCCCACAAAATCCTTGAGAAATAATTATTACTGCTACCTTAGTTTCATATAGTGGTgcacattttaaaaataaatcatcAGTTACGAACTCTTCTACTAGGTCGGACTCTTGCAGTGCAGCTGGATTCAGCAACTTGTGATTCACATCCAATGGTAAGGGCTTCCCACAGCAAAATTCGGTGAGTTAGAGCATTGTTGTACATTATGTAGATTTAAATGCTGTCCCATGGTATCCTGAATTTTTGACAATCTTTATTTTTAGACCATCTTTATTTAATCGTGATCACTGCTGGAAATTGATAGTTACTCAAAATGGATGCTTACCATAAGGCAGGAAATTTTTACTCgagaaaatttgacaaattaattTAGATTGTAAACTATAAATTCATCAAATGCTCATAAGCACCTTTAAACTGAAAGTATGTGTTTAGATCtataatttcttgatttttacAGTAATTCACCAAAACTGCTGAAATGtagattcatcaaattttcttgTCATATGGTATCTCTTTTCTGAGTCTCTGCTCTACAGATTTTGTTCCTGTTAGCTTATGAAATCctggatcttcccctgatttAGTATGATGGTCTTATAAAGTCTCATGTGTACCTATGTGTACTTAATTGTGACGTTTGTACTGTACAGGTAACTGATTGGTTTGTTAAAGCTGTCAGAACAAACTGATTGTACCAGTTGCAGTGTTGTACCATGACAATTCTGTTTTAGAATGAGAAGGCCCTTCTATGGTGACACCCAGTGCAAACAGGAAAGAGCGTTGCATCTGAAAGCTACAAGCGTTTGTAGTCAGATGGTGTTCTACCCAAAGAAGCGCTTGTTTCTTCGCGGGAAAACAAGCTGTGCAATTAAATACACATAATAAAGCATATTTTTGCCACTTGCGTTTTGACTGCAGTACCTTAAGGGATTTGCATGAGCACAAGCTTTACAAACGTGTATTTTGGCTGTTCTTTAGCCTTTTCCACAAAACTTGGTGTTGTCTACTTAGCAAAAAGTCCTGCAGTCTCTCATGTAGCTATACACCGCATTTTCTGCAAAACTTTACTGATCAATGGCCAGCCTTCTTGACTAGTGAAGTCCCAACTTTCATACTAGTTGCCAACTTCGTAATCCGTTACCACCCGTGGTTCCGCCATTCTTCAACTTAAAATTGTAGACGAATTTCCTGAAGAGTACAACTGCACGGGTGGAGGAACCTCACAAGTCCTGTATCACAATTAAATCCACGGAGCTATAAAGTACGTGGCCCACGTGATTATTAAAGTAGACTAGAATCACGTAATCGACCATTCCAATGTTTAGTTTGTTGTTTGGAATTAGTTGGCCCTTCTCATAGCCCATAAAAGTCCATTTCGTACGTGTCACgtgactgtcggttcaatagctcCAGCGTCCAGTAACCACTGCCTATGATCAAATACCACCCACACATAGATATCAAGATAGGTAACTACactataaattaattatgtgtatACCTTAAATTTGAAAGTATGAAACTATTTCCCTTTGGAACAGCATGGCACGGATTAAAAATTTTCCCGTCTCATAACTGCAGTCTTTCAGCGCAATTAACAGTTTCCTCACGTGAGTGGGTAAACAGGCGCGGCCAAGTATGGGCGCGCGTTCTTTCTTTGTTTAGTTAATGACATCACACTACATCATGAGGAAGTGAAGGACATCATGTCTTCTCCGCTTATCAGAAAGCATGCTGTATTTCTGCTGTTAATGGTACTTATCATAATTGGATGTTTTGGCGTGTATTTTAAAGGAAGAACAGCGTCGATTAGCAGTACGCCAGACTTTCTTGAGAGCCGCGAGACTGCCTCAAGAGGCGCCTCCACTAAGACTACAGATAATAGACGTCCCATTACATATGATAGGACTAAAGCTACGAGAAAGCCCAAGAAAGGTTTGACAGTTCAACAGAGTACTCAGCCGCGTACCAAGTCGTTCAAATCATCTTTTATGGAAACCGCAGCGATAAAACGATTTGGAACTGACCTGACGGACGAAGCACTGGCTCAATTTAAGAAGTGTGCCGGTCGTGTGTTGTCACAACGCAGCAGTGGATATATAGAAATACCCCCGCCTAAGCAGCACTGTAAAACAATGTCATTTAGAAAGTCAGGACTAACAGTATTACTGGTTAGCTATCCGGGATCAGGAAACTCATGGGTGAGACAGCTACTCGAGACAACTACAGGAATTTACAGTGGCTCGTTTCCTTGTGATTCAACATATGTTCAAGCTGGAATGATTGGGGAAGGAGTAAGAACAGGCAATGTGATTGTGATCAAGGCCCACAAGATGTCAAAATCTGTGGATTATGACAAAGTAATATATTTAATCAGAAATCCATTTGCTACACTTGTTGCTGATTGGAGCCGATTTGAATCAAAGCAACTTGACATGAATGCTAGACATGTGAATGAAGTGGGCCAGGAACACTTTGGTAAGTGTGTGATGAGTGTATGTTAAAACATTGTCTTGCTCATGCTATAAGAAAAATAAAGCCACTCGGTGCTTGGccttgatgctaataaagcacccggcttcgcctcatgctttattagctTAGCATTGAGGCCGCACACctagtgctttatttttcatgtaGTACTTGCAGTGCGTAAAataatttatggaactttctagtcatagCTTGTAGCCATATACTAGtactcgtaattaacacacgttgcatgaattattagcagcctaaatgcacacaaactagttcaacaaatttctgtgatatctccaggacttgtctaTTTACATTAGCAAcataacagcaatgttaccttctcccacccatcatcgaagtatttagatatgtctataaaagcaatccagtggtagaacttgtattggctgggATAATTGACCACTCAGCATGGCGATAGCCTGTaccagcttgggtgattagtagTGCTAGAGTTTACTAAAACCagttattggaaggtgaataattggatattgacagGTTATTGTTTGACTttaaagcatgtgtaaatatgtgcttgTAGTAGCTGTTATtgtgttgatggtcactttggtaccatccTGAGGCTTCCAACAGGCTTGTTTAGTGCCATAATGTCTGCTAATTTAAAGTTATGTTaggatgttaacacttgtcagcaggggcaatttatggtttaccaagtgggtgggcaaaattGGTTTAAAGCTTTAATTGGCTTGACCTGGTTAATAACTGGTTTTTCCATACTGGTTTGCAACACTAGTGATTAGTCAAACTGGCGTGAGCgccacaggctattagcctgcactagagtaCGTTGGCTACTGTGCTTTATTTTCCACAAAGAGTACCTTAATCCTACATTAAAGTACTTTGCGTTGGCTAGATCAAAGCGAAAAGAGTGCTCTATTTTCCGTAACACAttcaagtgtgctatattttccatttgcgtcacaataaagtacagttatggaaaataaagaacagtttTACCCTGTGTGCAttgattggaaaataaatacGAAAAACAAGATCACATACGTAACATTTCTAATCACTAAAAATAGCCAATTGCAAAAAGATACTATTTGCTTGTATTACTACCACGACTGTACTACATAGtcacttactgattgtctgatggctgaaaaccgaTGCGGTTCAAATTCATGAAACGGACACTCCAAGCAAGATGACAAGAAAGTActctaaaccagttaaagcactgctacGCTTGTACAATATGAAATTAAAAGCACTCAGGCATGGTCTTGAGCCTAATATAGCAGGCTTCGCCTTGTGCTATATTAGTCTCTCGCCTACACACTagtgcttttatttccatattgtacatgctttaactagtatataaagaactttgcgtgggagtatcaaagcaaaaaagtgttctacATTCGCCATAAAGGagcaagtgttctatattgggcagttatagaacactttaatagaccacagttctatatcaggtagttatagaactgccaggtctatttGTGTAGGCTGATAACCTACTTcgagtgagtaatcactcattctggtcagtacaaccaatcaaccaagccagtgtaggctgatagcctgactgctggctgaccagtcaacccaaccaatAAGAGCCAAACCACTGGATTTTATTTATAGACgcacttgaagatttcgatgatggtttcttgtggtcagcagcagtgaacgttcttagtacgttttgctcacataaacggacgagtcctaggaatatcacagaaatatgcttattaatataccacaatcaaaaactttatgTATTGAGAAGACGGACTAGACTCAAAACAACTAATGAAGGCACAGCACAGTGCAACATAAGCTAAACACAGgtgcaatgcctattctaccgatgataacactcctccgtgagtttctaattgtttcgtgtgtgttgtgtatacctcaagttgacagttctctataccagataaagcactgcctttcaCTCGTGCTATacaggaaatatagcactcaaagagtggtctcgagacgaaatatagcactcggcttcacctcgtgctatatttgtctctcgcccactcttttcatgctatatttcccgtatagcactcgcggcagtgctttatctaatacataaagcactgtttggacaataataaagcactgtttgccgtAAAGTGTAcattatgaaatttaaagtatactttatgaaatttaaagtacacttttttcctttgatcttgcccacacaaagttctgTAGCTAACCATGATTGATTGAACTTTCAAAGGATGAAACTTGGttatttttgtacaaaaattaatgtaaaggAAGATAAGTAACGAGCACTAAGGTTATTACAAAATGTGTTTTAGGGAAATCTAAGAAAACTGTGTATTAAAAAGCTTCTCCTCTGAAAATTTTTGAATTGCTAATGGTAGCTAGATATAGAGTACATTTCAGAAAGTGAAGGAAGTAATTAATACTAATGACATATTTTGGTTAGTTAAATGAAAAGGCCGCatgaaagcccaaacctccaacTCTACTACAAGTAGTATAACTCTACTGCGCTGTATGAGAGAAGAGTTTAACATGCTCCATTGTAGTCCATTGCCTTATATAGCAGGCCACCTGTTAGTGGTTGCATTATGCAATCATTTACCATACCTTGTCTAATTGATGATTTTTCAATGCAATATTAGTGTGTACTTATAGTCCATGCCACTATATCCATGCCACTATATCCATACCACTACCAGGCAAAGCGAACTAGCTGGAAACCAGTGATATAGATCTGCATTGAAACCGGGTTATATTTTGACTGGGTCATCCTGGTCTGATTCACTTTGCAAATTATCTGGGTCTTACCCAGATGgaacaggggcgtaggaagatatttaacttacGGGTGCCCACTGCTAAAACTGAAGaccccaaaaaaaaaagggtcacaagtatacatgactgctttattagagtcattgactgctctattagagtatctcgatcttttcagtaatatatagtacagtgtgtTGACACCCATTAGTTATgcaactggaaatatttatgggtgcccaagcacccatgcttcctacgcccctgtggAACATGTGGGAAATGAATTAATTGGTTTGATGATGTGGAAATATGTTAACCACATCGTAGTCTAATCCCTTCGTGACCCACGCCCAGTTATCAGTTTGTAGGCATACATGCAGCCACGCCTATTTATCACAGTATTGCATTCTGTAGGAATGCATGCACgaatccatgtctgttgctgtCTGTGGTTAATATCAGGAATATGTAATACTGTTAGTAAACATGTGGAGCATATCAGTATGGTGAGCCGAAGTTTGCGGGTATGCATGAAACCACACCCACTTGCAGGAAATGCTGTCTATATAACACTATGTGGAACTACGACCACCCAAGAGCAGAAACTACAAGGAGACATGTATGACTACAGTCTCCTGGATGAATGTGCACCACAGAGACAATCTCCAGGCTGAAATCTCAATGGTCATTCTCCAAGGATGCTTGAATAATAACCCTGTAATCAGGTAGAGTAGATGCTGTCGGACCATATTATTCAAACACTGTTTATGTGGATTTTAAAAGGGTGCAATCTCCCTTTTTTCTTTGCTCTCTTTCTGTTCCATCTGTAAAGAAAATTTAGAAACTCTACAGTTGTCATTATTTTCATGTTTAGAAATTAAAATGTTAAACACATTGAAAGTAGTCTACAACAAGTTTGAAAACAGGTCAGCATCACTGccctggatgacccactgatcTAGATGGTAATCCGGGTGGGGCTAGATTAGAGGCTAGATTAGAGGCTAGATTAGAGGCTAGATTAGAGGCTAGATTAGAGGCTGGTGCTACAGCCTATGTTTGGATACTATTACTGGCTCTTGGATATTAATTTAAGGTAAATGTGAAGATTCAACTATTTAGATGTGACTTGGCTCAATTCATAAAGGTATAGTGCTTCCCTGATCAAAATGTGTGcaaattttcttttatgtgacacatgtgtttttacccagtttatttatTTCAATACATATTTGGAAATTTGCAAAAACGATGAGTTTTTGCTGAGCTGGTGACATATATTAACCAGCAGTAATAGACACAGGCTTTATTCATTACACAAAAACTAGGCGTGGCTCAAATTGGACTTGTATCATGTATTAACACTGCCCCAGTGAATAAAATAGGTGATTAGAAGATGGCTATCTGGTTTGTATGGATTTTATTGTGCCaaacaattaaaatactttaatatagtaGTTACATAACTCTATTCAAACTGCTTCCATGCTCTACTTCACTTAGTATACTCAGTAGGAATAATCAGTTTTTGAGGATTTATCCTTCCCATCATCGCTGTCAAGTAACCATAAAGCAAGGTACATGTAATTTGTGTGGTCCAATGTACATTTTGGGTACGTTTCCAACAAGATATGTATTTTACAGACAGGAAGATATTTTACAATTGGGACCCACCTGTAGTatatttcagtatagtcactgtataaattgatttccttactgttcctactgtctagcactataattacaaaactacacaccacaataggctaaaactttggtgatccattcatTGGACACTGCTGAGAatatcaactgcaaaaaaaattgtaagtTGTGCAACTAGagaggtttttgctgagatggttcCATATATCAGTCAAAACGCTGTTTGGCCACATTATTTTTTGTTGTTCCTGCTACTCAGACCATGTTGTGTCCATGGctgtggttgttctattagaatacttgaGTTTGACTACTTTATACTAGAGTATCTGCTTATCATCATACAATATGGTTACAGTGCAATTGGGAGTCAGAGCACCTGCCTAAAAATGTTAAATCATTGTAGAAAATTGTATGTGACAAAAGTATCTTTATAGCATTGAACACAGTCCGGCACTGTGAGCATGTCCCTTAATGTTCatacaggcccgtagccagggggggttcggggggttcggaagaaccgccctcttgggaaaaaggtccacaatttcagtaaaaaggtccacaattttagcaaaaaggtccacaattttagtatacaagtccaaattttcagtagcaaaagtccattagctccagtttaataaacacCACTGATaaaaagctaaattaagtgctcccagtagctggctcattcagtacttgtaatgcaatgcaagatcgagatactctaatagagcagtcaaccaccctaatagaacaatcactctaataaaacaatcactctaatagaacagtcacaattacgtTTTCTTAtaaaatctgtatgtaattacttaatttatttacaaaaccatgtttgttgtctaaactagaactttcataatataaaaagttTGGTGGGCATGCTCctcccatgcagagcccataaatagcatccatgcttcaaagCGCTCagtctttcccattcttattcactgtgacattccaatatattatagacacagatggtataatcacagatggtataattacagtagcagtagagatatttcccagatgtcatccaaatagctggtcttgagcctacctaaaaattgttatttttattgactgaaatgccactaaattcaaccttttagtgtatattttcaagaaatttcctgggggggcatcccccagacccccctagattgggtgtgcttcgcacacccagtctcagtacctttattaatcatcatgcaagtaaaggtccacttttggtcaaaaagaacccccctttcaaaatccctggctacgggcctgatgAATGGCGTAGTAGTATGGCAACCAAGCCCTTTGAAACATTACAGAGGCTCACTCTACATCCTCTAATAAagtaattactctaatacaatagcCATGACACTCATagctaccgtaatttgctttttttttgttgtaaaataatttttgtatgcaaaaacttgtacgaaaatttcttgcacaaaatttttttataaaagattgaactactctaatagaacagtcattcacgtaaatcatacaaaaccttttatcacgaaaaatttttgcacgaaaataaagcaaattacggtatactagtggacacttaCTTCAGTTGTGGCTATACTACTGACAAGTTATTAGACTGAAGTAGGTGTACATTGATTCCtaactttttatttctatgttgaaattttaattttctaCAATTTAATGGGTTAACTACAGAAACTCTTTTGACATTGAATTAGTATCGCTAGCTGCAGTTATAAGTACACATACATATGTTACAGGTAACAATTCAAAGTGGGATGACGCTGTTAGAGAAGACTCAACTGCTTGGGAGAAGCATGTCGCTACATGGCTTGGACACATTCAGCGACCAACTCTAGTGGTACAATATGAAGAATTGCAGAGAAACCTTGATGGAGAACTAAAACGGATGTTAGGTTTTCTGGAACGCCCGTACACTGAAGATGATATACAATGTACTGTCCATTCCACAGTGGATGGCTTTCATAGGAAACATACTAAACAATTAAATCCTTTTACTGCATCTCAAACACAATTCATATTAAATAAACTTCATCTTGTAGATAATATACTAAAAGAAAATAACATTTCTTATCACAATGTTTATACTTAGCTGTTCATACAAAGATTGTAATTGTTGAATTTGTAATTTTTCATAACTTGTACTTTTGTAACAATTAAAATATACTTTTGTAGCAATTAAATATTAAGTTATGGAAGCTAAATTATAATTAAAAATTTTCCCACCTCTCTAATTACAGTGGCGGATACATGGGGGTTGCAatagtttcagctgaaaccccttcTGAAAAAATGCACGTGCCCCTAATTTATCTATGATTTGTGTGAGTAATAAAACCACCAACAGGTAGTACTGTAAATGAAATCACATAGTAAGTTCTGCTATAGTTCTTGGAAATGAGTATTTTGTGGTGTATTGAAGTTTGGCAGTGGAGAAACTTGTGATCATGGCAGGATCTTGTGAAAGCTATGAATGACACTGTGCCAGGAACAGTATACATTAATTCAACGTTTGCCACAGAAAAAAAATTGCCATAGCAATATTTTATTGTAACAAAATTTTTACAGATGCTACCTTAAGAACTATTAACTAGTGATGAAACAGCTGCAGATTATGAGGAGAAAGCTGCACCCAACGGACAGAAGTAAAAGAGCaaatctacattaattttagtgatgtaACATTGCTCAGAAAAAAAGAATCCTGAAGGTGTCAAGAACCTCAATTTGTgaactgaaaattatagttgctGTTATGCATAGTGTATCACACTGGGACCTTTTCactggccaaacttcatacttttgcctttgaaatcactaaaAATGGCATTACGGTGTTGAAGTGTGTTAAgtgttaagcgcctctaaaaataattattgttttagtgcTGTTTTAAGGCCTGGATGAACTATGAAATGTTTTGGAATGATTTTTATGATTCACTATAGATCTTATAGCTATAGGCCACTAAGCTATAAGACTTGAGTTAACAACCCCAGCTGGACTATGAGATAAGTTATTGAAAGCTTcttgaacctgaaaccccctttgaaaattcctagatccaccactgaattattcattgtaataatattataatacattTCACTGATCATGAGCTGTGCATGCCCACAAGCTACTTCCTTGTGTATGTAATGGCACTTTGGTTATTCTGTCATCCTTTATAATTGtgtcattttttttcttcataaAAGCTTTGCAATGCTACATGTTCCTCACCCAAGTGTAGAAATTAAGACCAACTTTCCTAAATTACCATTCTTGGTTGTCATAATGTGTGGGGTTTGTTGTTTGTCTTTTTCCAGAACAAAAAGATTGCAAATGGATTACTCTTTGTCCCTTGGCTGGGATTTGGAGGGGAAGTAGAGATATCTCCCATGGGGGGACTGGGGGTGAGGATGGAGATCAATTCTTCCAAAGAGTGATCCCTGAACTAGTGGAAGTTGTGTgtaagtgagtgagtgtgtgtctTATACAGCCGTGCATAGTATGGTTAACAGCATCAATATGCTGCACACTACGTACAACCGTttgcaataaaaaaataatatgaA contains:
- the LOC136263278 gene encoding sialate:O-sulfotransferase 1-like; this encodes MSSPLIRKHAVFLLLMVLIIIGCFGVYFKGRTASISSTPDFLESRETASRGASTKTTDNRRPITYDRTKATRKPKKGLTVQQSTQPRTKSFKSSFMETAAIKRFGTDLTDEALAQFKKCAGRVLSQRSSGYIEIPPPKQHCKTMSFRKSGLTVLLVSYPGSGNSWVRQLLETTTGIYSGSFPCDSTYVQAGMIGEGVRTGNVIVIKAHKMSKSVDYDKVIYLIRNPFATLVADWSRFESKQLDMNARHVNEVGQEHFGNNSKWDDAVREDSTAWEKHVATWLGHIQRPTLVVQYEELQRNLDGELKRMLGFLERPYTEDDIQCTVHSTVDGFHRKHTKQLNPFTASQTQFILNKLHLVDNILKENNISYHNVYT